The nucleotide sequence aatttaaaacaaaacaacgcaGAGCAGATCTGAGTTAGGGATCAAATTCATGTGTAATAAATTAGGTAATTTAGCTTCTTAGATGCtcattttcctcatctgaaaaatgggaTAGTTGAGCTATTTAGCACCATGGTTCCTGACATGCCCAGTCTCCATTAGGGCTGGctgttattattactgttatcCTAACCTCACAGAGCCAGTTTGTGAAAGccattcttttctgtctctttttctatttttggtgattgttcaaaatatttttttttattgaaaaaatttccgcctcctccctgcctcccatttccctctccctcccaccacttctctctccctccctcttcagttccagggaaatcAGGCATTTCTGACTACTATGGGCACATGTACTCATGTTCCACATACACAactaaaagtaataaatatttttaaagaagaaagaaaagcataaaagagagaaaagtaattaagaccagattgagaattttatataggAAACACTTTGGTTCTAAAAAGTGAAGCAAATTTGAcagaatgtattttttaaagtttgatgTTAAATGCCCTGTTTATTGTAACAGCAGGCATTCTTTTCAATGAGTTAACATGTCTCATATAATTTTTGCAGAAATAACTTTATTATTAACTGCTGATGACTACTAGAACATATCTGGGTTCGTCTGAAAAGACTGGTTCAATCTGGAGATGCTTTCTCTTCAGTGAAGGCTCCTTTGCAGTGGGTTGTTATGATCACCATATCTGTCATCTTAACGCCAAACCTGGTATTCTGCTCTTGGTCCAGATCCTCAGGTTTTAGAAGCAGCTTCAAGTTAAGAGGCCGTTTTTCACAGTTCTCTGAAAACGCTGCCGTCTTCCCCTGAAAATCGCTTGCCATGTGTGAGGCAGCCGCATGCCAAAATTCCTGGCCGGTTGGACAGCATAGGAAAGCTAGAATTGGTCTTGAGAAGGGTAGCCTCACAGTACACATAGAACATTTAGAAGAGACAATACGAAGGAAGCTGAGTTTTGATGGCCAAAATCAGCACAATGAAAACAACCAATAATGAATATTGATCGCTAGAATTCAGATTGCCAGACATTcgaaagagatggagagacagtATTCCATTTTCACTCTGAATACCACTTAGCAAAagaaccatttaaaaaaaataaaacagtatggAGGGAAAAGACGAATTACGAAGAATATCTAAACCACTGAATGACCCCCCATTTGTTCCTGATAAACTTCAATCACGTcgtcctcctccatctccagctcTTCTGGGGTGTGGTTATCAGCAATCTTCTGGCCTTCAAAGAGAAACTTCAGTGAATTCGATGGGACGCCCTGTCTTTGACAATAGGTTTCTTTGAGTTTCTTGAGTTGCGTTGTCATTTTCACTTTGAAGTGTATCTCATTTCCATCCTGTGCAATCACTTTGACTTTAATAATTTTCTCCTTCTTAGTCTCGAAGACCTCATTTGAAGGTTTTGTTTCGTCGTCATACATGGCGACCAATGGTTTTCCCAAAGAGTCTCCTGTAACAGCAGCCGCCTACGTTGGGGTAGAACTTCTGGTGCTTACAAATCCGACTCTTCCCAACAGCGCTGTACATCTTGCGTCACTTCCGGGTTCCAGAAGGTTTGCGGCTGTAACCATTGTGGGGGAGGGGTTGTGGTAGCAGACAGGCAGGCCGGGGCAGTCCCCACATTCCAATCTATaataaagaggcagagagagagagctctattccatattattttaagttaaaattgaAAAGTAAGTCAAAAACGGAGAGCTTtatcaattttaaaatggaaacttcACCACATACATTGTTTGAACAACGTGGCAGTGAACGGAGCAGAACTAGCGCTCTTAAGAGTCAAAGAGAAGTGGAATCCCATTAACCATGCTTATCTCCATAGAGAGATGAGCTAGGCAGTGGCCAATGCGTTCTTAGCAACAGCGGAGAATGTTTTtcttcatgacagtagcaaagatgcataggaataaaaaagaaaggacattCCACATACAATCACTCATAAATAAAGTCTCTACATaattttacatatacacacaatgtctacataattttacatatacacacaatgtcTATGTGGATACATGATTTTAACACATCTCTGTGCATATTGGTATATACTTACTGCTTGTGAACCTTTCCGTACAGTATAGTTGATTTTGACAGAAAGTTATTGGTAGCTATATAGGCTTTTCATATGAATATGTTATAACGATCAATTCCCACCTACTGTATCTCACCACCACACATACCCCTTCAAAAGAATCTCACTACCTTgctcagaatggccttgaactcacaatcctcctctaaagcagggaaggaagcagaagacttccaaatgctaggattataggtgagTACCAATCAGCgaattgttgttgttggtggtggtggttgtgtggtggtggtggtggtggtagtgtgtgtgtgtgtgtgtgtgtgtgtgtgtgtacatggcaCAGTCTCGAAACTCCTAAAAATGGAGTCTTACTAAAGTAATTATCTTTATCACGTTGGTCTGTGGGTGTGCCGTGGGAGTTTGTCTTGATTAATGTAGGTGGGCACAACCCACTGTGAGTGGTACTATCCCTAGATAGTCTCTAGCTATCAAGAAAACTAGTTAAGTATGAGCCTGTAAGTCAGAGAATAATTCAGAAATCACCATTACTCTATGTCTTCTGCTACAAGCTCTTGCTTGAGTTCCTCTTTGAATGGAATCGTAAACCAAATAACCTTTTTTCTTACCTTCATTGCTTCTGGTCTCAacgtttatcatagcaacagaatatTGGGTGTCTCTCCTTCAATTGCaccttattcttttgagacagatttgGGGTAGGCTGGGCAGCAAACTCCAAGAATCATCCTGTCATTGCTTCCCCAACTCTGGGTGTTTCCCTAGCttaagatctgaactcaggtcctcatattggGTTGGCAGGCACTTCACCAGCAGAGACATCTCCACAGCTTGCTTCCTaactattgttatttttaaaagtggttaatagtctttaaaaatagtaatttctTAGTTCGCTGGAAATGATCAATAATAACCCCACCCTAGTTTTCATTGAACCTTAATATGTAAATTCAAGTATAAAGTATTCCTGATCACAAAGAGTTGTCTAGATGATAGGCTCAACTTCTCGGATAGTTTCAGCCTCAGATATTCCCATGCCGAATGCTTGTATTATCCCAGCCACCTTTAACTTTCCCAGTGAACGGCATTTGGGGGTATGCATACAATTTTGTGTGACCTATTTTGGAATTAGAGGAACAGGactcaaattaaaaatacttaaagcAAAATTCATAGGCTATGACTAATGCATTTCACTATTCTTACATAATTCTTTCTAAAGTGCTAACAAGAcacattaatttaattttcacagcaataatatttaatatgttgATTTATACTCATGCTGAGAAATCATTAGGAGAAACTGCTTTAGGATACCTCAAAAGTAGATTATTGTCAATCGCTTTGTTGGTCTAAATCCCCCTAAAAGTCCTTCAATCCACAAACATCTGTCAGTGTTCAAATTAATTATAACTGTATCTTTGGAGACAGGGAGATCTATGAAAGAGGTAAGAGATGATGAACTCCACACATACTGGgcagcaaataaaaatgtaagtgagAGTAAATAGCAATAAGTATCCAAGCTTATTGAAATCTAGGCATGACAGAGTCTCAATTTGACCCACTCTCAATGGAGACGTCACAATTCACACTTTCAAGTTCAGTGAGTATTGATGAGGTTATAAACATATGGCTTCCTCCCTTGAAATTATTCCTCCATGCAAACACACCTCTCAATAGCCTAGCAACTCATCCGCTTTCAGTGTTGGGTGGCTATCTCACATTCCCTTAGACGAGAGAAACTATCCAGACACATCTTCCACACAGACCTTCCCAAGGAATGAAATCCAATTTCCCATCAACGCTCAGAGCAAGTAGTTAGTGTTCATCAAAGAGTTttttgaggactactgagaactcaagaacaatggcaatgggtttttgatcctactgcatgtactggctttgggggagcctaggcagtttggatgctcaccaatggaggtgggtggtccttggacttcccacagggcagagaaccctgattgctctttgggctgatgagggagggggacttgatcgggggagggggagggaaatgggaggcggtggcggggaagtgacagaaatctttaataaataaataaataaaataaaataaaaggcaaagagTTTTTCGAGTCATATGAAGATAAATCTTTTATTTGAACAATTTTTCCTGGAGACAGTCTCATCTGCTGGAGTAGGAACAAATTCTAGGTCAAAGCCTTAGGTATAAAATGAAAGTTATATTTGGTTCCTAAAATGCCTTGGGTTACTATAATTTCTTGATCAATGGCAAATATACTATTGTATTATAAGCATGATATGGTTAAGGTCCCAACACTCAGAATAAATGTgataagctaaaaaaaaaaaaaggagaatactggccaggtgtggtgatgggCATCTGTAATGTTATCAGTTGGGGCTGAAACAGAGtagtgagtttaaggtcatcgTGGgtttatagagaaaaaaaatcaaaatgctaaaaataaagaataaactgaaaatacagagaatattGACTGAGTGTTAGAGAAGGTGGTGGCAAGAGATGGGAGGGAAAATACCTGATCAAGAGACCACACATGTGGTGCTGCCAACTGATCAAGAAGGAAGTGGTGTGTTCCTGCTGCACTCTCTGgtgaagaacagaaagaggaggagcCATTTTAAATAGACGGACCTTGTGGTGTCGCAGGAATATACCCCAGTTACCGTATTTTCATCATGAAACTCTTGGGAACTGTAATCGTTGGAAGCATACACATGTGGTCATGAAGATACGTTTTAAGTTTGTGAGCAGCGTCAACCACACCATGACACCCACTGCCCATGCTGTCGATTGTGTTTCCTTGTGTCTCATCAAGACTTGCAACCTTTGTCTGCTGAAAAGCCTTCTTCTTCAAAGTCTCCACATCCTGGcaaatgaaaactgaaatgatGCAGGAAATTGGTGAGTGAAGGTAAAAACCCACATCAGATCTACTTCCTTATCTGGTTGACTATCTCTGAGTTGCTACCTCAGCAATAAAATGATGCCACCAGACTGCATATCCTCCTCCCAATTCAGTGGTCCCCACCCAAAAGAGAAGCCCCATTATCAAAGTGACACACCACAAAAATCTTCATAAGGCAGAGATTGCAACAAAATCCAAGTTAATGGGTACATCTCATGGCATTCACTGAGTGTCTGAATTCCAAGAGCACATAAAGATAAATCACTTTCCTCGTGAAGCAGAATGTTCTGGTAGAGCAACAGGTAGCTGTGAGCATGCTTGTTAACAGGCATTgcatttttagcttttttatcTCCTAGTAAAAGGTACAatagacccccccacacacacatacacttcattGCTGACATCCAGCTCACCTCTGAGACACATTCTAACACTCTCATGTACTTGTAGACATTCAGATAAGTATTGTACTTATGAGTAAAATTACTGCTCATGAAAAGTATGTGTATTGGACaaagaaatgacttttaaaaatctcCGAGGATATTGGTATTTAGAGGATTGAGTAAGGCTTAGGAAATATGGGTAAGtgtcctgtttttgttgttgtcggtGGTGGTAGGGGTggtggttttttcaagacaggctttctctgtctagcccttgctctcctgaaactcattgtgtagaccatgttggccttgcACTTACAGTAGCctgctttcctctgccttctgggtgctgagatATTTTATTGGCCAAAGGCTTAGTAGTTTGTCGTCTTGGCCCCACGAATGCATACAAATGATCAGAGTGTGAAAATAGCTAGGCCAAAGTAGCCTGGTCAGAACATGTGACTTCCTTAGATGCCTTCTTCTAATTTTTCTGTATTGCTGAAGTATTCACATTTCTTTAAATCAATAACCATATCCTagttttgcttttcatatttttactttGGCATAATGACTGACATGACAATTCTTTATTCACCCTACCTTACCCATTGCCAACTGTCATTACCTTTCATTAACAGCTCTAAGTTCGTTTATGAATAGATCAGTCAACATACAAAGCATGTTGTGAAGCACCAAGGCATCTCATCTACAGAAGTGGAGTCACAGTTTCCAGAGCCAGCAGTCTTTGGCTGATAGAACTCATTTTCCTAGCTGGCACTTGACTGTGATGTAAACAACTAAGATCTGTATCCTGGGAACCAGACCTATGCAAGGAATGAGACACAGGGAATAAATGAGCTTGTAGTATCAAAATGACCCAAAATCTCAGTGACACTTAATAAAGCTTTACTGCATTGTCTGAGAGAAGTTAAATATTATTACT is from Microtus pennsylvanicus isolate mMicPen1 chromosome 1, mMicPen1.hap1, whole genome shotgun sequence and encodes:
- the LOC142842514 gene encoding small ubiquitin-related modifier 1-like, which translates into the protein MYDDETKPSNEVFETKKEKIIKVKVIAQDGNEIHFKVKMTTQLKKLKETYCQRQGVPSNSLKFLFEGQKIADNHTPEELEMEEDDVIEVYQEQMGGHSVV